Genomic DNA from Canis aureus isolate CA01 chromosome 4, VMU_Caureus_v.1.0, whole genome shotgun sequence:
CTCAATTTCCCTTTCTATAAAAATGGATAATAATAGCACCCACCTTGTAAGtgttgtcatgaggattaaacaaGTCAACAGATGTAAAGTACTCAGATAGCTGCCTCACAGATAATATGTTTTATCAGTTAGATATCATTATCATATGTGTTATTGCTGATCCTCAGTCAACTATGTGCTTGCCATTTCCTGCTTTGTATCATGCTTTCCAAATTTCTGGATAGTATTACTGTGGAGACACTAAGCGGCAGATTTTTCACTCTGGATCTAAAATTCTATCTGTCttcattttcatctattttataaACCTCTGACAGTACTTGACTACTGTTGAATTTATGCTACTTACATCCAGAGCAATAAAGGCATTCCTTGGCTCAGAATTCAACAATTCCACTGAGGTTCCTAACCCAGTTCCTTACATATAAgccatcaatttttaaataaagtgagaTTTCCATTCTTTATCCAACACTGGTTCCCCAGAGGCTAGACTGGATACCTCTCCAGGGAAGATATATACGTGGccaaaaatcacatgaaaaattgctcaatatcactagtcaTTCAATGCAAAAAGTAAAATACCACTTATACCTATTAGGATTgctaccagaaaaacaaaacaaagcaaaacaaaaaataacaggcATTGTTGAGAATGGAAAAactggaacctttgtgcactgccagtgagaatgtaaaattgtGTGGTAGCTGTGGAAAACATCACagaaattccttaaaaatgtaaacacagtTTCCACATGACCCAGGAAattcacttctgagtatatacctAAAAAATCAAAAGCAGGGGCCCAAACAGATATTTTTACACAAACGTTCttagaagcattattcacagtacCCCAAAGATGGGAACAACTCTAATGTTCActgcaaatgaatggataaagaaaatgatgtggtatatacatacaacagGGTACTATTCAGCCctaaaaaatgaatcaaattctatcacatgctacaacatggaggaattgtttaaagattttatttatttatttatttatttatttatttatttatttgagacacacacagagagagagaggcagagacataggcagagggagaagcaggcttcctgtgaggagtctgatgtgggactcgatcccaggaccctgggatcacgacctgagccaaaggcagatgctcaccactgagccatccatgtgccctAACAAGGATGAATTTTGAAGATAttctgctaaataaaataaattagacatgaaaggacaaatactgtttgatgccacttatatgaggtatccaGAATAGTCAGATTCATAgcaaaaaaagtagaatagtggttaccagtAGCTAGCAGGGGAGGTAGAATGGGGAGTTATAgagtttaatgggtacagagttttggCTGGTGATGAtgaaggagttctttttttttttaaattggaatctttattttttttaattttttatttatttatgataatcacacagagagagagagagagagagaggcagagacacaggcagagggagaagcaggctccatgcactgggagcccgatgtgggattcgatcctgggtctccaggatcgcgccctgggccaaaggtaggcgccaaaccgctgcgccacccagggatccctgatgaaGGAGTTCTGAggatggatggtgatgatggtggcaAATCAATATGAATGTACCTAAGGCCATTGaacagtacacttaaaaataataaactctatgttatgtatattttgataaaatttaaaagaggaaaaaatcttCTCAAAGTCTTAAATGAAGTTGGTAAGAATCATAGGCAGAATATACCTGTAAGGGAAGACATTCTTTAATAGCCATGCAAAGAAGAGGATTAATATGGGAAAGTGATATATGCAAATGGCATTCAGGTAAATAAGGAACTTATGTTGACCATCCCagttatatatatctttaaatattatttatttatttatttatttatttatttatttatttatttatttaagagagacagaggtagTGACAGAGGGCaggaatggggaggagagggaaaagcaggctttctAGGAgaaaggagcctgacacagggtttgatcccaggaccatgacctgagccgaaggcagacacttaaaggattgagccacccagggacccccatccCAATTATTTTCAAAGGTCCAAGGAATTTAAGAAGAGAATCTTGAagcatatttttcaaagatgccaATTCTTATTGATCAACtgtaatccttttaaaaaatttcttttgaattccagtatagttaacatatagtatattagttttaggagtaCATTACAATGATTTGACTGTTTTGTATAtgattcagtgctcatcatgaccaGTATAGTTTTAattccctttacctatttcacctatcctcccaccaccacccctctggtaaccattagatCAACTGTGATCTTAATTTCATTCACTTCCATCCACAGAGCCCTTTACCTAACTCACCTGCATAGCTCCCACATGGGATTTCTCTTTCCACCATCCATGGTTCTTCACCTTGTTCCAACTTGTGGGTCAcagatggcttagtggtttgaTATCCTGTCAATGGGAAATGATAAGGGAGTTGGACCTAGCTACTGGGCTTCAGGTCCTCTGAACTCTGAACTTCATCAGAGACTGCCTGATGAAGATGCCAATTTATACCTGAAAAGGGTCTTTAAACAAACTTGTAGCTGTACCTCCCAAATATGATCAATCTTAAATCTACTAAAACTCAGGGCTACACTTGTAAAAGTACTTCAAAGGGGTGACTATTTAGAGTAACTGAGAAAGGAAAAGTAGTTAACTAGCCACATGCCAACCAACACTGGGAAATGGTCCTCACCCACTGAGATGAGGTTGATATAATTCTCTAGCATCACATCCCTGAATAGATCCCTCTGGTGAATGTCCAGGTACTGCCACTCCTCCTGGGTGAAATCCACAGCCACATCCTTGAATGATACTGGTCCCTGTAACAACACAATCCTATTCCAACTACAGTCATCATATtgcacaaaatggaaaaaaaaaaagaatggcaactTGTTTAAAGGATATTCGTTATTTGATAATGTTTCCTGCATTTTAGCCCCATTTCATCTTAGTCACCTAAAATATTATACTGATTTGGtctcattctgtttctctagCTCTATGTTTTGATGCCCATTTGTCTAGTTTTATGTTCCATTTTGTGAGTAACACAAAAATTGTATCTGAAATACTTTACACTGTATGTTCATTATTCATTATGCCATTCATTTATTAAGCCATTAAGCAAACATTTACTTAACACCCCATACATGTCTAGAACTGACTGTTCTAGATGCAAAGGATCAAATATTGGAATGTGGTCCAATCTGCCAAGGCTCAGAAAAGATGCTCACTTGGTATCGAGTTATACAAAGGGAAGAAGGCACTGTTCAAAATACTCTTGATAAGTTTTTTTCaacacagaaattattttaattttcaatgttTCAAATTAACAATGTATAaatgttttactatttttcattttcctatatgTGTATGGCCAATAGTAAGAGATTTAATGTTTTAACCAAAATTTTTGAAGGTCACAGAACAACTATaaccaatgtaaaaaaaaatccccttgaTTATTAAGATTGTTTTGCATGATTTTAAATTCCATGGTCATTTTTACGATCTTTCACTACTGTTCCCATATAATGGAACAAACTAACTCACCTGGGATTTGGTCATTTTCTGCAGCCTTTGGGTGAAGACAGAAATCTTTGAAGGCAGAGGTAGGGGAAGAGATGGAGCCATGAGAGACCAGGTATGACTTGAAGATCCCAGAATCGCTGGTGTAACAAACCCATACATGGGTGCCTCAACAGTTTGGTTGAGGAAGTCACCCTGTGGGAGAATGTCCCCTGGGCCCTCCAGAATTCATTGTGAGAAAAACCAGACATTTGCACTAAGATTTAGCTGCAAGAATATCTGTTGCAGCACTTTTTAACATACTGAAAAGTTGGAACAGATTAAGAAACAGATATAAGAGATATATACTCAAAGATAAAGTAATTTACAGTCACCAAAAACTATGTTGCCAAGTATTGTAATGTAACGGCAGTTCGTGCACATCCTTCTCTGGCCAATTAGTTGGACCTTCTGTGTAGGAACACAGACAGATTGGAGTCTGAAGTTAGAATGTACTAACGACGGGTTCTCAGTGGGACCCAGGAACTGCAGAAGAGATACCAATAGACTGTAAATATAATGTCCACATGGTGAGATTCATGCAACAGTCTTTCTGGAATCTTTCCCAGGGGAGTTGAGGTGCTGATCTCTGTGCTTGAAGCTAAGGGGAAGGAGAGGTCAGTTAAATGCTATATTTTAGTTTGGGAGACATAAAGAGTAGGAGATTTGGAGGTAAATATTTGAGCTTGAATTTACCTGCTGGCTATTTGACTTTGGACAAATCATCAATTTCAACTCTGCAGCCTcagtaaaattagaaataaaatctgtgtTATCAGTGATGAAGGTAAGAAACATATTTTACAAAACCACctaatattaatatgttaatgagtatgtgtgtatgcgtgtgcatCCATGATGGCTGTTATCTCTAGCTACCAcaattctctacatttttttaagatttcttttttttttttttgagagagtgacagagagagagagagagagagagggagggagggagagggaaagagagaaagtgagagaggaaggggcaaagggagatgaagaaaatctcaagcagactcccagttgaACATGGACTcagacttggggctccatctcatgacccagagataatgacctgaatggaaaccagGAATCAGATGCtgaacaaactgagccacccaggcacccttagtcttctatttcttcaagtctttgctccAAAATCACCAAGGAGGCCTCTGCTGTCTACCTAATTTAAACTTAATCCTCCATCTCCCTTACCCTGATCTACtttctaatttataatttattatctaATATACAGTATGATAATGCTTATTGTTAGCTGACTACctctacttattaaaaataaatttcatgaagGCAGGGTTTTTTTGTCTGCTTGATTCAGTACTGTGTCTCCAGCACTAGAAAGAGTGTGCGGTTCACGGATGCTCAGTaaactgtcatttaaaaaaaaaagttatatgtagTAAATTTCATAAAACACTCCTTGTCACAAGGGAATATATATGGTATTCTACAGTATCTTACCGATTTTTCAATAATGCCCCCATACAAGAGTACATACTGCAGGATGCCACTTCCGTGATGTACTACAAACGCGAAATTAACCCGCAGAGATAAAATTGTAAAACTGATTGATCCTTAAGCGGtggtcagggggtgggggttgacTAAAAAGGGGCAGCACTTTCTGGGGAAGTACACTGTTCTGTATTttcacggggtggggggggggcggttgttACACAGGTCCATCGgcaatttttgcatttttgttctcTGTAAATTATGTGCAAATCATTCTATGAAAATTACGTCCGACCTAAAAATACTGGCAAATAAAACTATTAGTGCAGCTCACTAAACAGATTTCACCGCCCATACTCACTACGGGGTTGCAGCCCATGACCTAAAAGGCGGACTTGGAGCGCTGCTGTAAGGGTGAAAGGTTAGATGCCATTGGAAAAGCAGGCAGCGCTCCCCCTGGAACGTTTCCGACCTTCAGGAAAGCTTGGTTCTCTTTCCACAGCCCGGAGGGCGCTCCTCGCCTTGGTGTCCAGGCCTTGCGCGCCCGGCACCGCTGGATGCGCTCCAGGCACCACACCTGCAGCGCGGCGCCAGGGCACCAGCCAGAAGGCAGTGCGGGGACCCCGGCCGCCCCGGGCTCACggacccaggtccaggagggTCACTGCAGCTTTCGACACGCCCCGATCCACGCCTACCCCCAAAGGCCTGCTGACCCCTATTGTTCTTCCCCCACCTCTCAAGCCCGCCCGACATCAACCACGTGGAGGGCTTCGGGCCCCGGgactcggccccgcccccgcccccgcccacggGGCGCTGCCGCCAGGCCTTGGAGGGCACACGTGCGCAGAAGAGGGCGCCGGGTCCCTTCGCCCGCGAAATCCGTCTCCCAGAAGGAAAGCCTGCGCTGCGGCGCCGCACATGCGCAGCGAGGGCCCGAGAGGCCGaggggccgggcccgggggcggcggggcgcctCGCGTCCCATTGCAGCGCCTGGCGCGCACCGACCCCAGCCCCTGCGTCTCCAAACCCTTCCTGCAAAAAGGCCCAGTCGGAGGACCAACGGGCGCACGAGCCTAGCGATGGCGCAAGACCCAGGACGCGGCGACAATTCTCTCTCCCAGGCCCGAGCACGTTTCGCTAATGCTTGGAGGACTTAACTCAGGCATTGGAGTTGGAGCCCCAAGCCTTTCCAATGTTTGCAGTCGGCTTTTCTGCCTCCCTGAATGGACCTGAGAGTAGACCGTTGTGACAAGAGGGGAAACACGTCTCAGAGCTTTCCGTAAAGTGCCTGCAAGTCAAAGCTAACAGCGGCATATTTTCTAGGAACACACGCCAATTATTTTTGATGACACAAACATAAAGACCAATAGCTAACTCCTTTGAGTAATAGTAAAAAGAACAACTTGGAAAAACCCAGACATAGTTTTCCTCCGCAGGGCAGGTGGATGTTCTGAAAATGCTGTTGCTTCACATTGATCTAGTGCAACATTAATCAGTGCCCTGATAGGTATCCACAGTTCTGGGGAAACTGGTTACTTGGGGAAAAAGTTCTCTTTGGATGATCACCTTCCATGCTGTGCCAGTTTCCATAGGGCTTAAAAGTTACCATGAACAGAAATACCTACAGAGCGTTTGCTTGGAATAAAGAACGTGGCCGgcaaaatacagatttttgtccttggtttctaaaaggtgGCCTCTAGATTCTTGGCATTTCCCTAGTGTTTACTGTCCCCGGTAGGCCCCATTGATGTGCTTGGAGGCTATGACATCCTGACaacacagagaggaaaacaagTTTCACTTTTGTAGCCCTTTCAGATCTTACACTATGAGTCTCACCCTTTGGCTAGTTCTCAATCATATCCTAATGCTGTAATAAAACTGTAATCACAAGCACAGTGCTTTCGTGAGTTCTGTGAGTCACGGTCGTGAATTATCAAAGTATCAGAGGGGGAACTGGGAAGCGCTGAATCTTTAGCCCACGAGCCAGAGGTGAGGGTGACCTGCGGATTCCTGGGCATGTGGCTGGTGACTGAAGTGAGGGCAATCTTCTGGAGGGCTGTGCCCTTAATCTGGGAAGTTTGGCCCAACTCTAGCCGGTTAGTGTCAGAAATCACCGAGGCTATGCACTATGTACTATGCATGATTCTAGGTGCTTTAAatgtattaactaatttaatactCCCATAGGAACTGTAGGAAGTAGATTCTATTATTAACCTCGTTTTACACATGTTGAATGGAGACACACGGATTCACCCACTCGCTGGGGAacacacagctagttagtgggAGAGCGAGGCAGAAGGGCTGTAGACCATGGATTGGTAAACTGCTACTCACA
This window encodes:
- the LOC144312796 gene encoding zinc finger protein 300-like isoform X2, whose amino-acid sequence is MYGFVTPAILGSSSHTWSLMAPSLPLPLPSKISVFTQRLQKMTKSQGPVSFKDVAVDFTQEEWQYLDIHQRDLFRDVMLENYINLISVGYQTTKPSVTHKLEQGEEPWMVEREIPCGSYAVS
- the LOC144312796 gene encoding zinc finger protein 12-like isoform X1, whose protein sequence is MYGFVTPAILGSSSHTWSLMAPSLPLPLPSKISVFTQRLQKMTKSQGPVSFKDVAVDFTQEEWQYLDIHQRDLFRDVMLENYINLISVGYQTTKPSVTHKLEQGEEPWMVEREIPCGSYAGSPTIKGAVF
- the LOC144312796 gene encoding zinc finger protein 12-like isoform X3, yielding MYGFVTPAILGSSSHTWSLMAPSLPLPLPSKISVFTQRLQKMTKSQGPVSFKDVAVDFTQEEWQYLDIHQRDLFRDVMLENYINLISVGYQTTKPSVTHKLEQGEEPWMVEREIPCGSYADW